A region of Granulicella aggregans DNA encodes the following proteins:
- a CDS encoding sensor histidine kinase: MDRQGATDAVELGELSGRTLRASISAQHQWMFRWPPLLYTVFWFISPWYRHTVLGWCGFALFYATFLLAYYKMFRDNEPPRLEWLAVMFALGYLNYPFNRSAAGEFVFPVVMSVFFLCQTRMFAALWRFGVIAAAQAIGVLVETALLHRDIAIAESVIFYTVAIGLSNFAYARHVMASEQLERANLEIEHLTQVAERERIARDLHDLLGHTLTVIALKSDVANRLFDIEPELAHREIAEVQDTARKALAEIREAVTGYRAEGLAAEVARARRSLTSAGVELRTEMEFMVLPEPATNTLCLVLREAVTNAIRHAGATTCRLEVRREGDVVTMSIEDDGSGELKAEGNGLRGMRERLTVLGGSLLRERAVSGGTRLVATLRVVSGVSADAARPRVERDDAAFGAVSEGPVQA; the protein is encoded by the coding sequence ATGGATCGCCAAGGCGCTACTGACGCGGTGGAACTCGGAGAACTGAGCGGCCGGACCCTGCGGGCATCTATCTCGGCGCAACACCAATGGATGTTCCGGTGGCCCCCGCTGCTCTACACGGTGTTCTGGTTTATCTCGCCATGGTACCGGCACACAGTGCTGGGATGGTGCGGGTTTGCCCTATTCTATGCGACGTTCCTCCTGGCCTACTACAAGATGTTCCGGGACAACGAGCCGCCGCGTCTCGAGTGGCTTGCGGTGATGTTCGCGCTGGGTTATCTGAATTACCCGTTCAACCGGAGTGCAGCGGGTGAGTTTGTTTTTCCTGTGGTGATGAGCGTCTTCTTTCTGTGCCAGACAAGAATGTTTGCGGCACTCTGGAGATTTGGAGTGATTGCGGCGGCGCAGGCGATTGGAGTTTTGGTCGAGACCGCGTTGCTCCATCGCGATATTGCGATTGCTGAGAGCGTCATCTTTTACACAGTAGCGATCGGGCTTAGTAACTTCGCCTACGCGCGGCATGTGATGGCGAGCGAGCAATTGGAGCGAGCGAACCTTGAGATCGAGCATCTGACCCAGGTAGCCGAGCGGGAGCGGATCGCACGTGATCTGCACGACCTGCTGGGACACACGCTGACTGTGATCGCGCTGAAGAGCGATGTAGCGAACCGGCTGTTCGACATTGAGCCGGAGCTGGCGCACCGCGAGATTGCCGAGGTGCAGGATACGGCTCGCAAAGCGCTAGCTGAGATTCGCGAGGCGGTGACGGGATATCGCGCGGAAGGGCTGGCGGCGGAGGTGGCGCGGGCGCGGCGATCGCTGACGAGCGCGGGGGTGGAATTGAGGACGGAGATGGAGTTCATGGTGCTTCCGGAGCCGGCGACAAACACGCTATGCCTTGTGTTGAGGGAGGCGGTGACCAACGCGATCCGTCATGCGGGAGCAACCACATGCCGCTTAGAAGTGCGCCGCGAGGGCGATGTGGTGACGATGAGCATTGAGGACGATGGATCGGGGGAGTTGAAGGCTGAGGGAAACGGTCTGCGGGGGATGCGCGAACGGTTGACAGTGTTAGGAGGAAGTTTGCTGCGGGAGCGGGCGGTCAGCGGAGGCACTCGGCTGGTGGCGACGTTGCGCGTGGTATCCGGAGTGTCGGCGGATGCGGCGAGGCCGCGAGTGGAGCGAGACGACGCCGCCTTCGGTGCGGTGTCCGAAGGACCGGTGCAAGCATGA
- a CDS encoding response regulator transcription factor: MNAAQGKPAKEIQVVLAEDQGMVQGALAVLLGIEPDIEVVAAANDGEEALRAIGRHRPGVLVTDIEMPKLTGLELAGRVRELYPATRVLILTTFARPGYLRRALDAGALGYLLKDRPSTELADAVRRVYRGLRVVDPELAAEAWSGEVDPLSDREREILRRAGEGESTADLARSLRLSDGTVRNYLSEAISKLGAHNRTEAARMARAKGWL, from the coding sequence ATGAATGCCGCTCAGGGAAAGCCTGCTAAGGAGATCCAGGTGGTCTTAGCCGAGGACCAGGGGATGGTGCAGGGAGCGCTGGCCGTGCTGCTGGGGATCGAACCCGATATCGAAGTAGTTGCTGCGGCGAACGATGGCGAAGAGGCGCTGCGAGCGATTGGGAGGCACCGGCCGGGGGTTCTGGTCACGGACATCGAGATGCCAAAGCTGACCGGGCTAGAGCTTGCCGGACGAGTGCGGGAACTTTATCCGGCGACGCGGGTGCTGATCCTGACGACCTTCGCGAGACCGGGGTATCTGAGGCGGGCCCTAGACGCGGGAGCGCTGGGGTATTTGTTGAAGGACAGGCCATCAACTGAGTTGGCTGATGCAGTTCGGCGCGTATATCGCGGACTCCGTGTGGTGGACCCTGAACTGGCAGCTGAAGCGTGGAGCGGGGAGGTAGATCCGCTGAGCGATCGCGAGCGCGAGATATTGCGGCGGGCGGGTGAAGGCGAGAGCACGGCAGATCTGGCACGGTCCCTCCGGCTGTCGGACGGGACGGTGAGGAATTACCTCTCGGAGGCGATCTCGAAGCTGGGGGCGCACAATCGTACTGAGGCAGCCCGAATGGCGCGGGCGAAGGGATGGTTGTGA
- a CDS encoding efflux RND transporter permease subunit, which produces MVDFFIRRPIFATVCALLIVLAGAVCIPTLPISLYPDLAPPQVVVSCNYIGANSKDVESAVTTILEQSINGVEGMRYISSTSSNDGTSTITATFDTGYDLDIAAVDVQNRVSSVSGRLPAAVNNTGISITKANANFVLAIGFISPDHSLSPLFISNYLDVYVADALKRVKGVGAVVIFGERKYAMRLWLDPAKLAARQLTALDVTNALAEQNIEVPAGQLGIPPSDPKQSFQIAVRVAGRLADAKQFENIVIKNSTTANGIVLLKDVGRAEIGAENYNTDLKFSGGDAVGLGVQQLSTANALSVKQQCEAVLAELKKSFPPGMDYVVAVDSTLVVSDSIKEVETTLAEAIIIVIVVIFLFLQDWRATIIPAVTIPVSLVGTFAFIKIFGFSINSLTLFGITLATGLVVDDAIVVIENVQRHLEEEVERGEISESRDAHHATSVAMAEVTSAVIATSLVLISVFVPVSFFPGTTGILYKQFSLTIAFAIAISAFNALTLSPALAAILLRPQSRPTGLLGLILNPIEALIRKTIKVYAKIAEWVVAWRWAVLVLFLLSLGLTGYMYNHVPTAFIPAEDQSYFLIIVQTPPGASLSYTSEFAARGADLVRQDDDVFGTFSVMGFSLAGGSSPNAGLIFAPLKPIDERTKKGAGHSAKEIVARIGPKLFMVPGGILFAAEPPAIAGLGTVGGFQFMLQDAGRNTFTDIDRVAHQIVGASRAPGSGLTALNTTFTANDPQLQVTFDREKAKTMGVPLDQITAAMSTFMGSSYVNDFDFNNRSYRVYVQADQMFRRSANDLKGYYVRSNTNQMVPLENLVMVTETSGPQVINHYNLFRSAEIDGSPAPGLSSGQGLENMVTLFNKFKLQGMSYSWTGIALEEIESSGKAIIIFGLGLLVVYLALAAQYESFALPFIILLAVPMAILGALSLVSFRGLVDDVYVQIGLVMLIGLSAKNSILIVEFAEQQLEHGKSIIEAAIVAAELRLRPILMTSIAFILGVLPLYFATGAGAYGRHSVGTAIVGGMILSTILNLVFIPVLYVLLKTFLGMFSKGKKKENGNELPPSTVTP; this is translated from the coding sequence TTGGTAGATTTTTTCATTCGCCGCCCGATCTTCGCTACGGTCTGCGCGCTGCTTATTGTGCTGGCCGGAGCGGTGTGCATCCCGACGCTGCCTATCTCTCTGTATCCGGACCTTGCGCCTCCGCAGGTCGTGGTGAGCTGCAACTACATCGGCGCCAACTCGAAGGACGTCGAGTCGGCCGTAACCACGATTCTCGAGCAGTCGATCAATGGCGTCGAGGGGATGCGGTACATCAGCTCAACGAGTTCGAACGATGGAACCTCGACCATTACCGCGACATTCGATACCGGCTACGATCTGGATATCGCCGCTGTAGACGTTCAGAACCGTGTGTCGTCCGTCTCGGGCCGTCTGCCTGCGGCAGTCAATAACACCGGCATCTCGATCACCAAGGCGAATGCAAACTTCGTGCTGGCGATCGGATTCATCTCACCGGACCACTCGCTTTCACCTCTTTTCATTTCGAACTACCTCGACGTGTACGTTGCGGATGCTCTCAAGCGCGTGAAGGGCGTCGGCGCAGTGGTCATCTTCGGCGAACGTAAGTACGCGATGCGTCTCTGGCTCGATCCCGCGAAGCTTGCGGCGCGGCAGTTGACAGCGCTTGACGTGACGAATGCACTGGCTGAACAGAACATCGAAGTTCCCGCCGGACAGTTGGGCATTCCGCCGTCCGACCCAAAGCAGAGCTTCCAGATCGCGGTGAGGGTTGCGGGGCGTTTGGCCGACGCCAAGCAGTTCGAGAACATCGTGATCAAGAACAGCACGACGGCGAACGGCATCGTGTTGCTGAAGGACGTGGGGCGCGCAGAGATTGGTGCTGAGAACTACAACACGGACCTGAAGTTCTCGGGCGGCGACGCAGTCGGACTCGGCGTGCAGCAGCTCTCGACTGCAAATGCCCTTTCGGTGAAGCAGCAGTGCGAAGCGGTCCTCGCGGAGCTGAAGAAGTCGTTCCCTCCGGGCATGGACTATGTCGTTGCGGTTGACTCGACGCTGGTTGTGTCGGACTCGATCAAAGAGGTTGAGACGACGCTGGCTGAGGCAATCATCATCGTCATCGTCGTGATCTTCCTGTTCCTCCAGGACTGGCGCGCAACTATCATTCCCGCGGTGACGATTCCTGTGTCGCTCGTGGGAACGTTCGCGTTCATCAAGATCTTCGGCTTCTCCATCAACTCGCTGACGCTCTTCGGAATCACGCTCGCTACGGGGCTAGTCGTTGACGACGCGATCGTGGTCATCGAGAATGTCCAGCGACATCTTGAAGAAGAGGTGGAGCGAGGCGAGATCAGCGAGAGCCGCGATGCGCACCATGCAACCAGCGTCGCGATGGCCGAGGTTACTAGTGCCGTTATTGCTACGTCGCTGGTATTGATCTCCGTGTTTGTGCCGGTCAGCTTCTTCCCCGGTACCACAGGCATTCTGTACAAGCAGTTCTCGCTGACGATTGCCTTCGCGATTGCGATCTCCGCGTTCAACGCGCTTACGCTGTCGCCGGCGTTGGCGGCGATTCTGCTTCGACCGCAGTCACGTCCGACGGGCCTGCTGGGGCTGATTCTGAATCCGATTGAAGCCCTGATCCGGAAGACGATCAAGGTCTACGCGAAGATTGCAGAGTGGGTTGTTGCGTGGCGCTGGGCGGTGCTGGTGCTCTTCCTCCTGTCGCTGGGGCTGACGGGATACATGTACAACCATGTGCCAACGGCGTTCATCCCGGCCGAAGACCAGAGCTATTTCCTGATCATCGTGCAGACGCCTCCGGGAGCTTCGCTCTCGTATACGTCGGAGTTTGCCGCTCGTGGCGCGGACCTCGTGCGGCAGGACGATGACGTCTTCGGAACTTTTTCGGTCATGGGCTTCTCGCTGGCCGGCGGAAGTTCGCCGAACGCTGGATTGATCTTCGCGCCGTTGAAGCCGATCGACGAGCGCACGAAGAAGGGCGCTGGACACTCCGCGAAAGAGATCGTAGCGCGGATCGGGCCGAAGCTCTTCATGGTGCCGGGCGGCATCCTGTTCGCTGCGGAACCTCCGGCGATCGCTGGTCTCGGAACTGTGGGCGGATTCCAGTTCATGCTGCAGGATGCTGGCCGCAACACGTTCACCGATATCGATCGCGTGGCGCACCAGATCGTCGGCGCGTCGCGTGCGCCTGGGTCAGGGCTGACCGCGCTCAACACGACCTTCACCGCGAACGATCCGCAGCTTCAGGTGACGTTTGATCGCGAGAAGGCCAAGACGATGGGCGTGCCGCTCGATCAGATTACGGCGGCGATGTCGACCTTCATGGGCTCGAGCTATGTGAACGACTTTGACTTCAACAATCGTTCGTATCGCGTGTACGTGCAGGCTGACCAGATGTTCCGGCGCAGCGCGAACGACCTGAAGGGGTACTACGTCAGGTCGAATACGAATCAGATGGTGCCGCTCGAGAACCTCGTGATGGTGACGGAGACCTCTGGTCCGCAGGTCATCAACCACTACAACCTCTTCCGTTCGGCGGAGATTGATGGTTCGCCGGCTCCGGGGCTTAGCTCCGGGCAGGGGCTTGAGAACATGGTGACCCTGTTCAACAAGTTCAAGCTGCAGGGCATGAGCTACTCGTGGACCGGTATCGCTCTCGAAGAGATCGAGTCTTCCGGTAAGGCGATCATCATCTTTGGCCTCGGTCTGCTGGTTGTGTACCTTGCGTTGGCGGCGCAATACGAGAGCTTCGCGCTGCCGTTCATCATCCTGTTGGCGGTGCCGATGGCGATCCTTGGAGCGCTGTCGCTGGTCTCCTTCCGCGGGCTGGTAGATGACGTCTACGTGCAGATCGGTCTCGTCATGCTGATTGGTCTCTCGGCGAAGAACTCGATTCTTATCGTCGAGTTTGCCGAGCAGCAACTGGAGCATGGCAAGAGCATCATCGAGGCGGCGATCGTGGCGGCGGAGCTTCGCTTGAGGCCGATTCTGATGACCTCGATCGCGTTCATC
- a CDS encoding carboxypeptidase regulatory-like domain-containing protein, with amino-acid sequence MPTRNFIAAAILVSGVLSLGTAAAQSACREHFSIATGQVMDSTGALIADATLKINGSVEILHTTRDGRFTTACLPDGTYSVTIDADGFETATHSLEVGPGARAFSVRLKVLTVNTEVDAAPDSSGVSSEDIAGSRTLKTVDISQLADDPDEFSRQLQVLAAAAGGAPGAAIVTVDGFQNGGQIPPKSAIAFIRVNPDLFSAEYARPPYRGGRVEIYTKPGQSKFHGALFTTQSAGFMNAEDPFSPSRAAIGKQRYGFELSGPIAKNRSDFALALEHRQISQFAVVDAVTLNSSGTETPVSANVAAPRSLWEASARFGYLLSPKNNLTATYTANVNGLSNQGVGGNVLAEAGYNTNQSEQVFQVSNLQTLSATLVHETRVGYTWRYRTDTPISTAPSLQVGGAFIGGGVTTGYLRSHERDLEVDDDIMCTYGKHSLKAGLELLDTSLNDTQPAGFNGTYIFGGGAAPALDGSGTSTITGLEQYRRTLLNLPGGTPTQFNITTGTPAVSLNQLQAVLYAQDQWKLRPRLQLSLGLRWAMQNNPTTIGNAGPRLGLAWSPDRKQKTVFHLRSGLFYGVVDPQTVLADRQLNGTIQTQFQINNPAYGSPLNTGTSTITTLRAPLPGLTQVPSLQSHLGVEHDFPRHWHVQSNLYLVHAWDITRSRNINPPLGDSPTGTRPIQPNLNLFQFQQTGRLGGNVLFVGVDQHSLKKLQIFAGYVRMDLRGNADSDTFFPQNGLSGSGELARPSWEATHQLIAFTNYVLPRGANLSFQFNAASGLPYNVTTGFDNNGDGVFNDRPVYAVASSATVYNTAFGSLSPTGTGAFLGRNAGTLPWNVHLDTNLSRTFKLPHSTGKEGQSLAINLRSTNLLNHNNVLAVGGVLGSPLFGQAYQSDPGRRVEAGLRWSF; translated from the coding sequence ATGCCAACCCGGAACTTCATCGCCGCCGCTATCCTGGTCTCCGGTGTTCTCTCGCTGGGGACCGCCGCCGCTCAGTCCGCATGCCGCGAGCACTTCAGCATCGCCACCGGCCAGGTCATGGACAGCACCGGTGCGCTCATCGCCGACGCGACCCTCAAAATCAACGGAAGCGTTGAGATTCTCCACACAACGCGCGACGGCCGCTTCACCACCGCCTGCCTTCCCGACGGCACCTACAGCGTCACCATCGACGCCGACGGCTTCGAGACCGCTACCCATAGTCTTGAGGTGGGCCCAGGTGCTCGCGCGTTCTCCGTCCGCCTCAAGGTTCTCACCGTCAACACCGAGGTCGACGCCGCCCCCGACAGCTCCGGTGTCTCGAGCGAAGACATCGCCGGTTCCCGCACCCTCAAGACTGTTGACATCTCCCAGCTCGCCGACGATCCAGACGAGTTCAGCCGCCAGCTCCAGGTTCTCGCCGCAGCCGCTGGTGGCGCTCCCGGCGCGGCTATTGTTACTGTCGATGGCTTCCAGAACGGGGGCCAGATTCCCCCCAAGTCAGCAATCGCCTTCATCCGCGTCAACCCTGACCTCTTCTCCGCCGAGTACGCCCGCCCCCCATACCGAGGCGGGCGCGTCGAGATCTATACCAAACCCGGCCAGTCGAAGTTCCACGGCGCTCTGTTCACCACCCAGTCCGCCGGCTTCATGAACGCCGAAGACCCGTTCTCGCCCAGCCGTGCCGCCATCGGCAAGCAGCGCTACGGCTTCGAACTGAGCGGCCCCATCGCGAAGAACCGCAGCGACTTTGCTCTCGCCCTCGAACATCGCCAGATCAGCCAGTTCGCCGTCGTCGACGCCGTTACCCTCAACTCGTCGGGCACTGAAACTCCCGTCTCCGCCAACGTCGCCGCCCCGCGCTCGCTCTGGGAGGCCAGCGCTCGCTTCGGCTATCTCCTAAGCCCCAAGAACAACCTCACGGCAACCTACACCGCCAACGTCAACGGACTCTCGAACCAGGGCGTGGGCGGCAACGTCCTCGCCGAGGCCGGCTACAACACCAATCAATCCGAACAGGTCTTCCAGGTCTCTAACCTCCAAACTCTCTCAGCCACTCTCGTCCACGAGACCCGCGTCGGCTACACCTGGCGCTATCGCACCGACACGCCCATCTCCACGGCTCCATCGTTACAGGTCGGCGGCGCGTTCATCGGCGGCGGCGTCACCACGGGCTACCTCCGCTCCCACGAGCGCGACCTCGAAGTCGACGACGACATCATGTGCACCTATGGCAAACACAGCCTCAAGGCCGGCCTCGAACTGCTCGACACCTCGCTCAACGACACCCAGCCCGCCGGCTTCAACGGCACCTACATCTTCGGCGGCGGCGCCGCTCCCGCGCTCGATGGCTCCGGCACCTCCACCATTACCGGCCTCGAACAGTACCGCCGCACCCTGCTCAACCTTCCCGGCGGCACACCCACTCAGTTCAACATCACCACGGGAACACCCGCTGTCTCGCTGAACCAGCTTCAGGCCGTCCTATACGCTCAGGACCAGTGGAAGCTTCGCCCCCGCCTTCAGCTCTCACTTGGCCTGCGCTGGGCCATGCAGAACAACCCCACCACCATCGGGAACGCAGGGCCGCGTCTCGGCCTCGCCTGGTCGCCTGACCGCAAGCAGAAGACCGTCTTTCACCTCCGCTCCGGCCTCTTCTACGGTGTCGTCGATCCCCAGACTGTCCTCGCCGACCGCCAGCTCAACGGCACCATCCAGACCCAGTTCCAGATCAACAATCCCGCCTATGGCTCCCCTCTCAACACCGGCACTTCAACCATTACCACCCTCCGCGCTCCACTGCCCGGCCTTACCCAGGTTCCGTCCCTGCAATCTCATCTCGGCGTCGAGCACGACTTCCCCCGCCACTGGCACGTTCAGAGCAACCTGTACCTCGTCCACGCCTGGGACATCACGCGTTCCCGCAACATCAACCCACCGCTAGGCGACTCACCCACTGGCACGCGCCCCATTCAGCCCAACCTGAACCTCTTCCAGTTCCAGCAGACCGGCCGCCTCGGCGGCAACGTCCTCTTCGTCGGCGTCGACCAGCACAGCCTCAAGAAGCTCCAGATCTTCGCCGGCTACGTCCGCATGGATCTTCGCGGCAACGCCGACTCCGACACCTTCTTCCCCCAGAACGGTCTCTCCGGCAGCGGCGAACTCGCCCGCCCCTCATGGGAGGCCACGCACCAGCTCATCGCCTTCACCAACTACGTCCTCCCTCGCGGCGCGAACCTCTCCTTCCAGTTCAACGCCGCCTCCGGCCTTCCCTACAACGTCACCACCGGCTTCGACAACAACGGCGATGGTGTGTTCAACGACCGCCCCGTCTACGCCGTAGCATCGAGCGCCACCGTCTACAACACCGCCTTCGGCTCCCTCTCACCCACTGGCACCGGCGCCTTCCTCGGCCGCAATGCCGGCACGCTTCCTTGGAACGTCCATCTCGACACCAACCTCAGCCGCACCTTCAAGCTCCCTCACTCAACCGGCAAAGAAGGCCAGTCGCTCGCAATCAATCTGCGCTCGACGAACCTGCTCAACCACAACAACGTCCTCGCCGTCGGCGGTGTCCTCGGCTCTCCTCTCTTCGGCCAGGCCTATCAATCCGACCCCGGTCGCCGCGTCGAAGCCGGCCTCCGCTGGAGCTTCTAA
- a CDS encoding efflux RND transporter periplasmic adaptor subunit, which produces MSQASEALRTIARGARLGVTLGVGLVALTLSGCKKPAPAAPPAMQATPVQVAPVTLNPVPNSDTYVATIKSRRSSTMQPQVDGNLTRIFVHSGEAVKAGQVLMQIDPLKQVATVQSQQGTEAQKKALYLYNQVEVERQKKLYEAGVTSKQSYDQEVQAFENAKADYESSVALTGTQKEQLKYYQIRAPFAGVVGDIPVHLGDYVSPTTVLTTVDENADLEAYIYLPTERTSQVRMGLPVEILGNDGSVLVKSAINFLSPQVDNGLQSILAKAPIPRTAQTLRNEQLVNAKVTWSTAPAPTVPVLAVVRVGGQPFVFVAAPAPGGKGGFAAHQVAVTLGDTVGNTYPVLSGLKPGDKVILSGLQFLQEGAPVQPLG; this is translated from the coding sequence TTGTCACAGGCATCCGAAGCTCTCCGAACAATAGCGCGCGGCGCTAGGCTGGGCGTAACGCTGGGCGTGGGGCTCGTCGCGCTGACTCTGAGCGGCTGCAAGAAGCCCGCTCCGGCGGCTCCCCCGGCGATGCAGGCGACGCCGGTGCAGGTCGCGCCGGTTACGCTGAACCCTGTCCCGAACTCCGACACCTACGTGGCGACGATTAAGAGCCGGCGCTCTTCGACGATGCAGCCGCAGGTGGACGGAAACCTGACGAGGATCTTTGTACACTCCGGCGAGGCCGTAAAGGCTGGTCAGGTGCTCATGCAGATCGACCCGTTGAAGCAGGTTGCGACGGTACAGAGCCAGCAGGGCACCGAAGCGCAGAAGAAGGCGCTCTACCTGTACAACCAGGTGGAGGTGGAGAGGCAGAAGAAGCTCTACGAGGCCGGAGTGACGTCCAAGCAGTCGTACGACCAGGAGGTACAGGCATTTGAAAATGCGAAGGCCGACTACGAGTCCTCCGTTGCGCTGACCGGCACACAAAAAGAACAACTGAAGTACTACCAGATTCGCGCGCCGTTTGCGGGAGTCGTGGGTGACATCCCGGTACACCTTGGGGATTACGTATCGCCTACCACTGTACTGACGACCGTGGATGAGAACGCCGATCTGGAGGCGTATATCTACCTGCCAACCGAGCGCACGAGCCAGGTGCGTATGGGTCTGCCGGTGGAGATTCTCGGAAACGACGGTTCGGTGCTGGTGAAGTCTGCGATTAACTTCCTTTCGCCGCAGGTGGACAACGGTCTGCAGAGCATTCTCGCGAAGGCTCCGATACCGCGGACCGCACAGACGCTGCGGAACGAGCAACTTGTGAATGCGAAGGTGACCTGGAGCACAGCTCCCGCTCCGACGGTGCCGGTACTGGCCGTGGTTCGCGTGGGTGGACAGCCGTTCGTCTTCGTGGCTGCTCCCGCGCCGGGCGGCAAGGGCGGCTTTGCTGCCCATCAGGTTGCGGTGACGCTTGGAGATACGGTGGGCAATACCTATCCGGTGCTGAGCGGTCTGAAGCCCGGGGACAAGGTGATTCTGTCGGGTCTCCAGTTCCTGCAAGAGGGCGCACCGGTACAGCCGCTGGGATAA
- a CDS encoding queuosine precursor transporter gives MATSLRSYKYLDALTTAFVVILLVSNLVAQKVCVVGPFDISGAIILFPITYIFGDVFTEVYGFAASRRAIWLGFFGTALLYGVASIVIALPAAPEWPNQKAFATVFGIIPRILVASLISFWAGEFANSYTMARLKLLTNGRKLWTRTIGSTVVGQAVDTTLVIILTFAGTYSIPTLIKIIYTGYLLKVAYEVIATPVTYLVINWLKRAEGADVFDRDKDFNPFRFATTETPSS, from the coding sequence ATGGCCACTTCTCTGCGAAGCTACAAGTATCTCGACGCGCTTACGACGGCGTTCGTGGTGATCCTGCTGGTGTCGAACCTGGTGGCGCAGAAGGTCTGCGTGGTGGGACCGTTCGACATCTCCGGCGCGATCATTCTGTTCCCGATTACGTACATCTTCGGCGACGTCTTCACCGAGGTGTATGGATTTGCGGCATCGCGGCGGGCGATCTGGCTGGGGTTCTTTGGGACGGCGCTGCTATATGGAGTGGCGTCCATCGTGATCGCGCTGCCGGCGGCTCCGGAGTGGCCGAACCAGAAGGCATTTGCGACGGTCTTCGGGATCATCCCGCGCATTCTTGTAGCGAGTTTGATCTCGTTTTGGGCGGGAGAGTTCGCGAACTCCTACACGATGGCGCGGTTGAAGCTGCTCACCAATGGAAGGAAGCTGTGGACGCGGACGATCGGGTCGACGGTGGTGGGGCAGGCGGTGGATACGACGCTCGTGATCATCCTAACCTTTGCCGGGACGTACAGCATTCCCACGCTGATCAAGATCATCTACACGGGCTATCTGTTGAAGGTGGCGTATGAGGTGATTGCGACGCCGGTGACATACCTCGTGATCAACTGGCTGAAGCGGGCGGAGGGCGCGGACGTCTTCGACCGGGACAAGGACTTCAATCCGTTCCGGTTCGCGACGACGGAAACGCCGTCTTCATAA
- a CDS encoding CPBP family glutamic-type intramembrane protease, which translates to MTNEWGGWQAVLGSDAFLAIYHNPLLWVPIGLVRIANTLLFNWTGRLAPAVILPMVSNAVVLS; encoded by the coding sequence TTGACGAACGAGTGGGGAGGCTGGCAGGCTGTCCTGGGCAGCGACGCCTTCTTAGCCATCTACCACAACCCTTTGTTGTGGGTTCCAATCGGGCTAGTACGCATCGCCAACACCCTGCTCTTCAACTGGACCGGCCGCCTTGCACCTGCAGTCATCTTGCCTATGGTCTCCAACGCTGTCGTGCTCAGTTAG